A region of Prochlorococcus marinus subsp. pastoris str. CCMP1986 DNA encodes the following proteins:
- a CDS encoding DUF2518 family protein: protein MSFFELLANTPKIFGFLGIFLFLVTLIAFIFNFGFKFRITGATIFSLLLSLSSWAFIQSYTDNVKIDGAKYVPIVYDNGFDLIVTKADSEFPEEAIEPTLKQLSENLKKGSRSGSKVKIKIRKLEKISNDVSKPVIIGEIEKRFNMN, encoded by the coding sequence ATGTCTTTTTTTGAACTATTAGCGAATACACCTAAGATATTTGGATTTTTAGGAATATTTCTTTTTCTAGTTACTTTGATTGCATTTATTTTTAACTTTGGTTTTAAATTTAGAATTACAGGTGCGACAATATTTTCATTATTACTCTCTTTAAGCAGTTGGGCTTTTATACAGAGCTATACAGATAATGTAAAAATAGATGGAGCAAAATATGTTCCAATTGTTTATGATAATGGATTTGATTTAATTGTTACAAAAGCTGATAGTGAATTTCCAGAGGAAGCAATTGAACCGACTTTAAAGCAATTATCTGAAAATCTTAAAAAAGGTAGTAGATCAGGATCAAAAGTAAAAATTAAAATTAGGAAACTTGAGAAGATATCCAATGACGTTAGTAAGCCAGTAATTATTGGAGAAATAGAAAAAAGATTTAATATGAATTAG
- a CDS encoding translocation/assembly module TamB domain-containing protein, whose product MKKIRSLNFNKKLLFLGTTLSISFLGTFLLNKFLEDFYTNRKPILENRIEKFLNKEVDLGDYSGIRFLGISLNNLKIIDKNNLNSEIVSKNIYVGIMPIRSFLNQRWIFNVKPKKTKIEIKNDFFKRVKSDDNKNRFIKSKVNYDLNFNLNESANFKLKDIGIETKVKGTLIYKSKAKQFIGNFQTHTKGKGNLNLKLNTNLNKDFLNLEILSRGINLKGSKYSFGDRKFAIRGGNIKSNFKFYKSSKKTSCKGNLSFNNLRLKTNNLVEDIKSDSIRFLCQGNNVIADTNNLNYGTLISDFNLNVPLNKNINNINLKGNLGYLDSLNPEIQLSGNIPYWVDKRGINFGKINSSFILNRTQLSNLNIFRKDKIRGFITAKGELKGEINKPDIKINFNVDYPHYKGMRIREIWEGEIKNQNNKYVVNMKNRYSPVPSFLTFNLDSKIKLENITFSRIFNSNKGSINLIKENDKYSWNANNFPLDELELAIGNNEFDRVSGIVNGSGFISKDQTYFDGRLAWSLGKYRNIKFANSLFDFTFDNKSFLVNSSLYPIDGGIIDLEYDSNKDDFNINFNNISTSWSLQTAVDILNFDNKKFLPNSNSRVLDDIEIDNIESSFNEKILFINNFLNNDKTLEDKFNLKRYLDKFQSRYDANISIEGNNKSNFKLKTKLNGYFDIKSDNKKSSREQFSLDLEGGIFTGKGILNIYKLPLKTINIFLDKPRDFKGNLDINLIYNLDKKFFATNISSNNTSINNSPIKIDIGEVEYGDSIFDLDLSFLLNNSNTPINISGSIPFNKEDNLDLRLNGNGKFIELVDIFADDYFTFKKGDITLRMIIKGTVNKPIANGFVFINDSEIDIYSNVIKNINSTIIFDFDQIEIKSFKASDDASGNIFIKGVLPFYSKNSLNEKDISLLTNNFNIKSNNIKFLTDSKINISGSFKDPLFSGKLALKNGLINLNNANKKNNKKNNFKERNNERNWPEIFWEKDKNIEIISNETILSSFLLGENLPNYLENLSFKNLKLKLGPDFRIQYAGIVKAYLDTKLDLNFNGQVGEDLNARGLINLSRGTANLYTTPFKLDKNKENYILFASRSGIVPFINFSLTSKVPDSIIPISENNQDLNISRGLDANVSSSGFGAVGIGNTRLIKIEASYEGFLDQLSFEDENRKILLRSTPSYNRSQIIGLIGGNSANLINRAFISQLNTANGFSEKFQLSLYPALIENNESINNVFSNENLDVDDTDESSSNAGLSTQAWIAEIGLDITDRVNFAVQATPDRDDLPPLGILTLQANPNLELLGSLDSEGEWKSQVQLFFRY is encoded by the coding sequence TTGAAAAAAATTAGATCTCTAAATTTTAATAAAAAGCTTTTATTCTTAGGGACTACTTTATCAATTAGCTTTTTAGGAACTTTTTTATTAAATAAATTTCTTGAAGATTTCTATACCAATAGAAAACCCATACTTGAAAATAGGATAGAAAAATTTTTAAATAAAGAAGTAGATTTGGGGGATTATTCTGGGATCAGATTTCTTGGGATATCTTTAAATAATCTAAAAATTATTGATAAAAATAATTTAAATTCTGAAATCGTATCGAAGAATATCTATGTAGGCATAATGCCAATTAGATCATTTTTAAATCAAAGATGGATTTTTAATGTAAAACCAAAAAAAACTAAAATTGAAATAAAAAATGATTTTTTCAAAAGGGTAAAATCTGATGATAATAAAAATAGATTTATAAAAAGTAAAGTAAACTATGATCTAAATTTTAATTTAAATGAATCTGCAAATTTCAAATTAAAGGATATTGGAATAGAGACTAAAGTAAAAGGAACATTGATATATAAATCAAAAGCTAAGCAGTTTATTGGAAATTTTCAGACACATACTAAGGGTAAAGGTAATTTAAATTTAAAACTTAATACTAATTTAAATAAAGACTTTCTGAATCTCGAGATATTATCCCGTGGGATAAACTTGAAGGGATCTAAGTATAGTTTTGGTGATAGGAAATTTGCTATAAGAGGAGGGAATATTAAATCTAATTTTAAATTTTATAAATCTTCCAAAAAAACTTCTTGCAAAGGCAATCTTTCTTTCAATAACTTAAGATTAAAAACTAATAATTTAGTAGAGGATATAAAAAGTGATTCTATAAGGTTTTTATGCCAAGGTAATAATGTTATCGCGGATACAAATAATCTTAATTATGGTACTTTAATCTCTGATTTTAATCTCAATGTTCCTTTAAATAAAAATATTAATAATATAAATTTAAAAGGTAATCTTGGATATTTAGATAGTTTAAATCCTGAAATACAACTATCAGGAAATATACCCTATTGGGTTGATAAAAGGGGTATAAATTTTGGAAAAATTAATTCAAGTTTTATTCTTAATAGAACCCAATTATCTAATTTAAATATTTTCCGTAAAGATAAGATAAGAGGTTTTATTACTGCAAAAGGAGAATTAAAAGGTGAGATAAATAAACCTGATATTAAAATCAATTTCAATGTTGATTATCCTCATTACAAAGGGATGAGGATAAGAGAAATATGGGAGGGTGAGATTAAAAATCAAAATAATAAATATGTAGTCAATATGAAGAATAGATATTCACCAGTGCCCTCTTTCCTTACCTTTAATCTTGATTCAAAGATTAAGTTAGAGAATATAACATTTAGCAGAATATTTAATTCCAATAAAGGTAGTATAAATTTAATTAAAGAGAATGATAAGTATAGTTGGAATGCAAATAATTTTCCCTTAGATGAGCTTGAATTGGCTATTGGTAATAATGAATTCGATAGAGTTAGTGGAATCGTTAATGGTTCTGGTTTTATATCTAAAGATCAAACTTATTTTGATGGTCGTTTAGCTTGGAGTTTGGGCAAATATAGGAATATAAAGTTTGCTAATTCATTATTCGATTTTACTTTTGATAATAAATCATTTTTGGTTAATTCATCACTTTATCCAATTGATGGAGGTATAATTGATCTTGAATATGATTCTAATAAAGATGATTTTAATATAAATTTTAATAATATTAGTACTAGTTGGTCATTACAAACAGCAGTCGATATTTTAAATTTTGATAATAAAAAATTTCTTCCTAATAGTAATTCTAGAGTCTTGGATGATATCGAAATTGATAATATTGAAAGCTCATTTAACGAAAAAATACTTTTTATAAATAATTTTTTAAATAATGACAAAACTTTAGAAGATAAATTTAATTTAAAAAGATATTTGGATAAATTTCAAAGTAGATATGATGCAAATATATCTATAGAAGGAAATAATAAATCTAATTTTAAATTAAAAACTAAATTAAATGGATATTTTGATATTAAAAGCGATAATAAAAAAAGTTCTAGAGAACAGTTTTCTTTAGATTTAGAAGGAGGAATTTTTACAGGAAAAGGTATTTTGAATATTTATAAATTACCTTTAAAAACTATAAATATATTTTTAGATAAACCAAGAGACTTTAAAGGAAATTTGGATATTAATTTAATTTATAATTTAGATAAAAAATTCTTTGCTACTAATATTTCTTCGAATAATACGTCAATTAATAACAGTCCGATCAAAATAGATATTGGAGAAGTCGAATATGGTGATTCGATTTTTGATTTAGATTTATCTTTTTTATTGAATAATTCAAACACCCCAATAAATATTTCAGGTTCTATTCCTTTTAACAAAGAGGATAATTTAGACTTGAGATTAAATGGTAATGGAAAATTTATTGAATTAGTAGATATCTTTGCCGATGATTATTTCACTTTTAAAAAAGGTGATATAACTCTCAGAATGATAATAAAAGGAACTGTTAATAAACCGATTGCTAATGGTTTTGTTTTTATAAATGATTCTGAAATTGATATTTATAGTAATGTCATTAAAAATATTAATAGCACAATAATTTTTGATTTTGATCAAATAGAAATCAAAAGCTTTAAAGCTTCTGATGATGCTTCTGGAAATATTTTTATTAAGGGGGTTTTACCTTTTTATAGTAAAAATAGTTTGAATGAAAAAGATATTAGCTTATTGACTAATAATTTTAATATTAAATCTAATAATATAAAATTTCTAACTGACTCTAAAATCAATATTAGTGGTTCATTCAAAGATCCTTTATTTAGTGGAAAGTTAGCACTAAAAAATGGGCTAATTAATTTAAATAATGCTAATAAAAAAAATAATAAAAAAAATAATTTTAAAGAAAGAAATAATGAAAGAAATTGGCCAGAAATATTTTGGGAAAAAGATAAAAATATTGAAATAATTTCTAATGAAACTATATTAAGTTCTTTTCTTTTAGGAGAAAACTTACCAAATTATCTTGAAAATTTAAGTTTTAAGAATCTAAAATTAAAACTTGGGCCGGATTTTAGAATTCAATATGCAGGTATAGTTAAGGCTTATTTAGATACCAAGTTAGATTTAAATTTTAATGGACAGGTTGGAGAAGATTTAAATGCTAGAGGCCTTATTAATTTAAGTAGAGGTACAGCAAATTTATATACAACACCATTTAAATTAGATAAAAATAAAGAAAATTATATTTTATTTGCCTCTAGAAGTGGCATTGTTCCTTTTATTAACTTTTCACTAACTAGTAAAGTTCCAGATTCAATAATACCAATTAGTGAAAATAATCAAGATCTTAATATTTCAAGAGGTCTAGATGCGAATGTTAGTTCAAGTGGTTTTGGAGCGGTTGGTATCGGTAATACAAGACTTATAAAAATCGAAGCATCATATGAAGGCTTTTTAGATCAATTATCATTTGAGGATGAAAATAGAAAAATACTATTAAGAAGTACTCCAAGTTATAACAGATCTCAAATTATTGGTTTGATAGGAGGAAACTCTGCAAATTTAATAAATAGAGCATTTATTTCTCAACTTAATACGGCAAATGGATTTAGCGAGAAATTTCAATTGTCTTTGTATCCTGCTCTAATAGAAAATAATGAATCAATTAATAATGTTTTTTCTAATGAAAACCTTGATGTAGATGATACTGATGAATCATCTTCAAATGCTGGGTTGTCTACTCAAGCTTGGATTGCCGAAATAGGTCTTGATATTACTGATAGAGTTAACTTTGCTGTTCAAGCTACTCCAGATAGAGATGATTTACCCCCTTTAGGAATACTTACTTTACAAGCTAATCCAAACTTAGAATTATTAGGTTCTCTAGATTCAGAGGGAGAGTGGAAAAGTCAAGTTCAATTATTTTTCAGATATTAA
- a CDS encoding glutamate-5-semialdehyde dehydrogenase, with amino-acid sequence MTDIFEVPTPDNELLEKAKQLRLASIKTSQTNNDDRIRALNLMADYLEKNSKEIIEANIEDYKKAEIKGISKSLLSRLKLSKEKLNLGIEGVRQVGNLIDPVGQIQIKRELSKGLILERKTVPIGVLGVIFESRPDAVMQISSLAIRSGNGVMLKGGSEANLTNLAIVSALKEGLQDSNLDENAICLLTSRKDSMAMLNLEKYINLIIPRGSNELVKFIQENTEIPVLGHADGICHLYIDNEVNLDMALKVALDSKIQYPAACNAVETLLIHKDTASEFLNKAIPMFNSNDVKLIGDKKSFQLGVAFEANYEDWQTEYLDLILSIKIVNDLEEAIAHIQKFSSKHTDGIITENINNANKFMSEIDSSGVFHNCSTRFADGFRYGFGAEVGISTQTLPPRGPVGLEGLVTYKYFLRGEGHIVDDFSSGKLIYSHKDV; translated from the coding sequence ATGACTGATATATTTGAAGTGCCAACTCCTGATAATGAGCTTTTAGAAAAAGCAAAGCAACTTCGTCTGGCTTCAATTAAAACAAGTCAAACAAATAATGATGACAGAATTAGAGCCTTGAACTTAATGGCTGATTATTTAGAAAAAAACTCTAAAGAAATAATTGAGGCTAATATCGAAGATTATAAAAAAGCAGAAATTAAAGGAATTTCAAAGTCCTTACTTTCTAGATTAAAGCTATCAAAAGAAAAACTTAATTTAGGAATTGAAGGGGTAAGACAAGTTGGGAATTTGATTGATCCAGTTGGTCAAATTCAAATAAAAAGGGAACTTTCTAAAGGTTTAATCCTTGAAAGAAAAACAGTACCCATAGGAGTATTAGGAGTGATTTTTGAATCAAGACCTGATGCTGTAATGCAAATAAGTTCTCTGGCCATTAGATCTGGAAATGGAGTAATGCTAAAAGGGGGAAGTGAAGCAAATTTAACTAATCTTGCAATAGTTTCTGCACTTAAGGAGGGTCTGCAAGATTCAAATCTTGATGAAAATGCAATCTGTCTTCTCACAAGTAGAAAAGATAGTATGGCAATGTTGAATTTAGAAAAATATATAAACTTAATAATTCCAAGAGGGAGCAATGAACTCGTTAAATTTATACAGGAGAATACAGAAATTCCTGTTTTAGGTCATGCTGATGGAATTTGTCATTTATATATAGATAACGAAGTAAATCTAGATATGGCTTTAAAAGTGGCTTTAGATAGTAAGATCCAATATCCAGCTGCATGTAATGCTGTTGAGACTCTTTTGATACATAAAGATACTGCCTCTGAATTTTTGAATAAGGCTATTCCAATGTTTAACTCTAACGATGTTAAATTGATTGGAGATAAAAAATCTTTTCAATTGGGTGTTGCTTTTGAAGCTAATTATGAGGACTGGCAAACTGAATATTTAGATCTTATTCTTTCTATAAAAATTGTTAATGATTTAGAAGAAGCAATTGCTCATATACAAAAATTTAGTTCAAAACATACAGATGGAATAATTACGGAAAATATCAATAATGCTAATAAATTTATGAGCGAGATAGATAGTTCAGGTGTTTTTCATAATTGCTCAACAAGATTCGCAGATGGTTTTAGGTATGGCTTTGGAGCAGAAGTTGGAATATCTACACAGACATTGCCCCCAAGAGGCCCAGTAGGTCTTGAGGGGCTAGTAACTTATAAGTATTTTTTAAGAGGCGAAGGCCATATTGTTGATGATTTTTCATCTGGAAAATTAATCTATTCACATAAAGATGTTTAG
- the folB gene encoding dihydroneopterin aldolase, which produces METYLKIKDIKLWARVGVLEQERDLGQLFSLDVFLWSDFENCTQNDDIKSTVDYSKLVEILKYQSKKICCLTIEKYSNEILKIIDEEFQLSKIKIILTKCKPPITGFDGEVSIVRVFENN; this is translated from the coding sequence ATGGAAACATATTTAAAAATTAAGGATATTAAACTTTGGGCAAGAGTTGGTGTTTTAGAACAAGAAAGGGACCTAGGTCAACTTTTTAGTTTAGATGTATTTTTATGGTCTGATTTTGAAAATTGTACTCAAAATGATGATATTAAAAGTACAGTTGATTATTCGAAATTAGTTGAAATATTAAAATATCAATCTAAGAAAATATGTTGCTTAACTATTGAGAAATATTCAAATGAAATTTTAAAAATTATTGATGAAGAGTTTCAACTTAGCAAAATTAAAATTATATTAACGAAATGTAAACCTCCAATTACTGGTTTTGATGGAGAGGTTTCAATAGTAAGAGTTTTTGAAAATAATTAA
- a CDS encoding esterase/lipase family protein: MSKRNPIILIHGLWNTADIFSSITSKLDEIGIEYFSPTLKHEYGMTSIVELTNLLNYLILEKYGYEKELDILGFSMGGIIGRYWIKKLNGYKRTRRFITIGSPHNGTLSSQLIPKYPFKGISEMKINSPLLRELSRSDYLLSGIDCISFFTYWDLMVFPGWRACLNSGEKISLKIYKHKNLVRNPDAVDKIIEKLLN, from the coding sequence TTGTCAAAGAGAAATCCCATAATATTAATTCATGGACTCTGGAATACAGCAGACATTTTCTCTTCGATAACTTCTAAACTTGATGAAATTGGAATTGAATATTTTTCCCCAACATTAAAGCACGAATATGGAATGACATCTATTGTTGAATTAACTAATTTATTAAATTATTTGATTTTAGAAAAATATGGTTATGAAAAAGAGCTTGATATTTTGGGATTTTCGATGGGTGGAATAATTGGTAGATATTGGATTAAAAAATTGAATGGTTATAAAAGAACTCGAAGATTTATAACTATTGGTTCGCCACATAATGGAACTCTTTCATCTCAATTAATTCCTAAGTATCCCTTTAAAGGAATATCTGAGATGAAAATAAATAGTCCTTTATTAAGAGAGCTTTCTAGATCCGATTATCTTCTTAGTGGAATCGATTGTATTAGTTTTTTTACTTATTGGGATCTTATGGTTTTCCCTGGATGGAGAGCTTGTTTGAATTCGGGTGAGAAAATATCATTAAAGATCTATAAACATAAAAATTTGGTAAGAAATCCAGATGCTGTTGATAAAATTATCGAAAAACTTCTTAATTAA
- a CDS encoding M3 family metallopeptidase: METSIFNYGELPEFNKFSSDRINQEFPGVIEKINLDFKKIEKFLSNYLEQENLEWDKVINPLNEVNEILRWSWGVISHLNGVKNSESLREIYSKFLPEIINLSNKFGQSKIIYSALLKLKKTNDFDEIKNRILEKEILEMEHRGISLNTDTQKEFNVISEKLGKLSTKFSNNVLDATNSWSLILNDKSQIDGVPERVLELMSISAHKSLNKEGEADAKNGPWRLSLDIPTYTAFMTYASDRNLREKLYKAFVSRASHGEKNNSQIIEEILSLRTKQAKLLGYESWAELSLSTKMAKEINNVEKLLEEIRKPAFKTAKNELVRLNKFSKDNGFPNSENLQSWDISYWSELLRKEKLNLDQESLRPWFPLNDVLKGLFKLSEKLFDIKVIEAINEAPIWNDDVLFFNILNKDDKKIASFYLDPYSRPESKRGGAWMDECLNRNNIGRITLPVAYLVCNQTPPSKDKPSLMSFDEVQTLFHEFGHGLQHMLTTVNLPQAAGINNVEWDAVELPSQFMENWCFHKNTLLNIAKHYKTGEKLSDENFEKLVKNRTFNCGMATLRQLHFAITDIRLHSNINSNQGKNSDEIRKEIARNTTVIEPIREDKFLCCFSHIFAGGYSAGYYSYKWAEVLSADAFSMFEEADLENNQNIKVIGKKFKDTILSLGGSFSPLEVFKLFRGREPKTDSLIRHLGLSSVN; encoded by the coding sequence ATGGAAACTTCAATTTTTAATTACGGAGAATTACCAGAATTTAACAAATTTTCTTCCGATAGAATTAATCAAGAATTTCCAGGCGTAATAGAAAAGATAAATCTAGATTTCAAAAAAATTGAAAAATTTTTATCTAATTACTTAGAACAAGAAAATCTAGAATGGGACAAAGTAATTAATCCTTTAAATGAAGTCAATGAGATTCTAAGGTGGAGTTGGGGAGTTATAAGTCATCTTAATGGAGTAAAAAATTCTGAAAGCTTAAGAGAAATTTACTCAAAGTTTCTACCTGAAATTATTAATCTAAGTAATAAGTTTGGACAAAGTAAAATTATTTATAGTGCTCTTTTAAAGCTTAAAAAAACAAATGATTTTGATGAAATCAAAAATAGAATTCTAGAAAAAGAAATTCTCGAAATGGAACATAGAGGTATTTCATTAAATACAGATACCCAGAAAGAATTCAATGTTATTTCTGAAAAGCTTGGAAAACTTTCTACAAAATTCAGCAATAATGTTTTAGATGCTACTAATTCTTGGTCATTAATCCTAAATGATAAATCTCAAATAGATGGAGTCCCAGAAAGGGTTTTAGAACTAATGTCAATATCAGCTCACAAATCCTTAAATAAAGAAGGAGAAGCTGATGCAAAAAATGGGCCATGGAGATTAAGTTTAGATATTCCGACCTATACCGCGTTTATGACATATGCCAGTGACCGTAATCTCAGGGAAAAATTATATAAAGCTTTTGTAAGCAGAGCCTCTCATGGAGAAAAAAATAACTCTCAAATAATTGAAGAAATTCTATCTCTTAGGACTAAACAGGCTAAACTTCTTGGTTACGAAAGCTGGGCAGAATTAAGCCTTTCAACAAAAATGGCTAAGGAAATTAATAATGTTGAAAAACTTTTAGAGGAGATTAGAAAGCCTGCCTTTAAAACAGCCAAAAATGAATTAGTTAGACTTAATAAGTTTTCAAAAGATAATGGATTCCCTAACTCTGAAAATCTTCAATCATGGGACATTAGCTATTGGTCGGAGCTTCTCAGAAAGGAAAAACTTAATTTAGATCAAGAATCACTTAGACCCTGGTTCCCTCTGAATGATGTTTTAAAAGGTCTTTTTAAACTTAGTGAAAAGCTCTTCGACATCAAAGTAATTGAAGCCATAAATGAAGCTCCTATATGGAATGATGACGTTTTGTTTTTTAATATCCTAAATAAAGATGATAAAAAAATAGCTTCATTTTATCTGGATCCCTACTCTCGTCCCGAGTCAAAGAGGGGAGGTGCCTGGATGGACGAATGCCTTAACAGAAACAATATTGGTAGAATTACATTACCTGTTGCTTATTTAGTTTGTAATCAAACCCCGCCATCCAAAGACAAACCAAGTTTGATGAGTTTTGATGAAGTTCAAACCTTGTTCCATGAATTTGGTCATGGTCTTCAACATATGCTTACCACAGTAAATCTTCCACAAGCAGCCGGTATTAATAATGTAGAATGGGATGCTGTTGAACTTCCTAGTCAATTTATGGAAAACTGGTGTTTTCACAAAAACACTTTATTAAATATTGCCAAACACTATAAAACAGGGGAGAAATTATCTGATGAGAATTTCGAAAAATTAGTAAAGAATAGAACTTTTAATTGCGGAATGGCTACTTTAAGACAACTACATTTTGCAATTACAGATATAAGATTGCATAGCAATATTAATAGTAATCAGGGTAAAAATTCTGATGAGATAAGAAAAGAAATTGCCAGAAATACAACGGTAATCGAGCCTATTCGAGAAGATAAGTTCCTTTGTTGCTTTAGCCACATATTTGCAGGAGGTTATTCCGCTGGATATTATTCTTATAAATGGGCAGAGGTTTTAAGCGCCGATGCTTTTTCTATGTTTGAAGAGGCTGATTTAGAAAATAATCAAAATATAAAAGTCATAGGTAAAAAATTCAAAGATACAATTTTAAGTCTTGGTGGAAGTTTCTCTCCTTTAGAGGTATTTAAATTATTTAGAGGGAGAGAACCTAAAACCGATTCTTTGATAAGACACTTAGGTCTATCATCTGTTAATTAA